One part of the Gossypium raimondii isolate GPD5lz chromosome 1, ASM2569854v1, whole genome shotgun sequence genome encodes these proteins:
- the LOC105786525 gene encoding neutral ceramidase 2 isoform X2 yields MKMVCKDCCFMERPVRVLGFLFLLLQIEGSSSASNYLIGLGSYDITGPAADVNMMGYANMEQIASGIHFRLRARTFIVAEPKGNRVVFVNLDACMASQIVTIKVLERLKARYGEVYTEKNVAISGIHTHAGPGGYLQYVVYIVTSLGFVRQSFDVIVDGIEKSIIQAHENLRPGSILINKGELLDAGINRSPSAYLNNPANERSKYKYNVDKGMTLIKFVDEEWGPIGSFNWFATHGTSMSRTNSLISGDNKGAAARFMEDWFKQTSFTADYDSLSFNSSVSGRIPRRVSSIIPNFHEKRKELMELAASFKSSQGRPVTRLLSVARRVRNSLRQADKPQFVSAFCQTNCGDVSPNTLGAFCIDTGLPCDFNHSTCNGKNELCYGRGPGYPDEFKSTEIIGKKQFKKAVELFDKATEKLEGKVGYQHAYIDFSNLQVSVPKAGGGIEVVKTCPAAMGFGFAAGTTDGPGAFDFRQGDDQGNAFWKLVRNLLKPPGQEQIDCQKPKPILLDTGEMKLPYDWAPSILPVQIVRIGQLVILSVPAEFTTMAGRRLRDAVKTVLTSGRNKQFDSNVHIVIAGLTNTYSQYVSTFEEYQVQRYEGASTLYGPHTLNAYIQEFKKLAAALIGGGSVEPGPQPPDLLDKQISLLTPVVLDATPLGVNFGDVKDDIANSTFKRGNTVSVTFWSACPRNDLMTEGTFALVELLQDQKTWIPAFDDDDFCLKFKWSRPAKLSPQSYATIDWRIPESVVTGVYRIRHFGASKSLFGSIRHFTGTSSAFVVE; encoded by the exons ATGAAGATGGTTTGTAAAGATTGTTGTTTTATGGAGAGACCAGTTAGGGTTCTTGGGTTCTTGTTTTTGTTACTGCAAATCGAAGGGTCTTCATCAGCTTCCAATTATTTGATTGGCCTTGGAAGCTATGACATAACTGGACCTGCTGCTGATGTTAATATGATGGGTTATGCAAATATGGAACAAATTGCTTCCGGTATTCACTTTAGATTACGTGCTCGGACCTTTATCGTTGCCGAACCGAAAGGGAATCGTGTTGTATTTGTGAATCTTGATGCTTGTATGGCTTCACAGATTGTTACAATCAAAGTACTTGAGAGATTAAAAGCAAG GTACGGCGAGGTTTATACAGAGAAGAATGTTGCCATTAGTGGCATTCATACTCATGCTGGTCCTGGTGGATATCTTCAATACGTTGTGTATATTGTAACGTCTCTCGGATTTGTAAGACAATCGTTTGATGTTATCGTTGATGGTATTGAGAAAAGTATTATACAAGCTCATGAAAATCTCCGCCCTGGTTCGATTTTGATAAATAAAg GGGAACTCTTGGATGCCGGTATAAATCGTAGTCCGAGCGCTTATTTGAATAATCCGGCTAATGAACGGAGTAAATATAAGTATAATGTGGATAAAGGTATGACATTGATTAAGTTTGTTGATGAAGAATGGGGCCCTATAGGTAGTTTTAACTGGTTTGCTACCCATGGAACTTCTATGAGCCGTACGAATTCATTGATTAGCGGTGATAATAAAGGTGCTGCTGCCCGATTTATGGAAGATTGGTTCAAACAGACTAGTTTTACGGCAGATTATGATAGCCTGTCTTTCAACAGCTCTGTAAGTGGTAGAATCCCTCGAAGAGTTTCGAGCATCATCcctaattttcatgaaaaac GTAAGGAGCTGATGGAACTTGCCGCTTCATTTAAATCTTCTCAAGGACGACCCGTTACTAGACTTTTGAGTGTTGCAAGAAGGGTCCGGAATTCCTTAAGGCAGGCAGATAAACCTCAGTTTGTATCAGCATTCTGTCAAACAAATTGCGGTGATGTCAGCCCGAACACACTCGGTGCATTTTGCATTGACACTGGTCTGCCGTGTGATTTCAATCATAGTACCTGCAATGGGAAGAATGAACTGTGTTACGGCAGGGGCCCGGG CTACCCTGATGAATTTAAGAGTACCGAGATTATTGGAAAAAAGCAATTCAAGAAAGCGGTCGAACTTTTTGACAAGGCAACCGAAAAGTTGGAAGGAAAAGTCGGGTATCAACATGCCTATATAGATTTCTCGAATCTTCAGGTTTCAGTTCCTAAAGCGGGAGGAGGTATTGAGGTGGTCAAAACGTGCCCTGCTGCTATGGGATTTGGTTTTGCTGCAGGTACAACTGATGGTCCCGGAGCTTTCGATTTCAGACAAGGAGATGATCAG GGGAATGCCTTCTGGAAATTAGTGAGGAACTTACTAAAGCCGCCGGGTCAGGAACAGATCGATTGTCAGAAACCTAAGCCTATTTTGCTTGATACCGGTGAAATGAAACTACCATATGACTGGGCG CCTTCGATACTTCCGGTCCAAATTGTGCGGATAGGGCAACTTGTCATTCTCAGTGTACCAGCAG AATTCACAACCATGGCCGGCAGGCGGCTCCGAGATGCTGTTAAGACGGTGCTTACTTCCGGGCGCAATAAGCAATTCGACAGCAATGTTCATATTGTCATTGCAGGGTTGACAAATACTTATTCACAATATGTTAGCACTTTTGAGGAGTACCAAGTGCAGAGATACGAG ggagCCTCAACTCTGTATGGACCACACACGCTTAACGCATACATACAGGAGTTCAAGAAACTTGCAGCAGCTCTTATCGGTGGTGGATCTGTTGAACCAGGTCCGCAACCACCTGATCTTCTTGATAAGCAGATTAGCTTATTAACACCGGTTGTCCTTGATGCAACCCCACTTGGTGTGAATTTCGGTGATGTTAAAGACGATATCGCTAATTCCACTTTCAAACGGGGCAATACAGTCTCAGTCACCTTCTGGTCTGCTTGTCCTAGGAACGACCTCATGACTGAGGGCACATTCGCATTGGTCGAACTTCTCCAAGATCAAAAGACATGGATCCCGGCATTTGACGACGACGATTTTTGCTTAAAGTTCAAGTGGTCAAGACCTGCAAAACTAAGTCCTCAAAGTTATGCAACCATTGACTGGAGGATACCAGAATCAGTAGTCACCGGGGTTTATAGGATAAGACATTTCGGTGCTTCGAAATCACTTTTTGGTTCAATTCGACATTTTACGGGTACTTCGAGTGCCTTTGTAGTGGAATAG
- the LOC105786525 gene encoding neutral ceramidase 2 isoform X1: MKMVCKDCCFMERPVRVLGFLFLLLQIEGSSSASNYLIGLGSYDITGPAADVNMMGYANMEQIASGIHFRLRARTFIVAEPKGNRVVFVNLDACMASQIVTIKVLERLKARYGEVYTEKNVAISGIHTHAGPGGYLQYVVYIVTSLGFVRQSFDVIVDGIEKSIIQAHENLRPGSILINKGELLDAGINRSPSAYLNNPANERSKYKYNVDKGMTLIKFVDEEWGPIGSFNWFATHGTSMSRTNSLISGDNKGAAARFMEDWFKQTSFTADYDSLSFNSSVSGRIPRRVSSIIPNFHEKRKELMELAASFKSSQGRPVTRLLSVARRVRNSLRQADKPQFVSAFCQTNCGDVSPNTLGAFCIDTGLPCDFNHSTCNGKNELCYGRGPGYPDEFKSTEIIGKKQFKKAVELFDKATEKLEGKVGYQHAYIDFSNLQVSVPKAGGGIEVVKTCPAAMGFGFAAGTTDGPGAFDFRQGDDQVRELKPDAADFNTCFVVPCLSDDSITIFCFQGNAFWKLVRNLLKPPGQEQIDCQKPKPILLDTGEMKLPYDWAPSILPVQIVRIGQLVILSVPAEFTTMAGRRLRDAVKTVLTSGRNKQFDSNVHIVIAGLTNTYSQYVSTFEEYQVQRYEGASTLYGPHTLNAYIQEFKKLAAALIGGGSVEPGPQPPDLLDKQISLLTPVVLDATPLGVNFGDVKDDIANSTFKRGNTVSVTFWSACPRNDLMTEGTFALVELLQDQKTWIPAFDDDDFCLKFKWSRPAKLSPQSYATIDWRIPESVVTGVYRIRHFGASKSLFGSIRHFTGTSSAFVVE; encoded by the exons ATGAAGATGGTTTGTAAAGATTGTTGTTTTATGGAGAGACCAGTTAGGGTTCTTGGGTTCTTGTTTTTGTTACTGCAAATCGAAGGGTCTTCATCAGCTTCCAATTATTTGATTGGCCTTGGAAGCTATGACATAACTGGACCTGCTGCTGATGTTAATATGATGGGTTATGCAAATATGGAACAAATTGCTTCCGGTATTCACTTTAGATTACGTGCTCGGACCTTTATCGTTGCCGAACCGAAAGGGAATCGTGTTGTATTTGTGAATCTTGATGCTTGTATGGCTTCACAGATTGTTACAATCAAAGTACTTGAGAGATTAAAAGCAAG GTACGGCGAGGTTTATACAGAGAAGAATGTTGCCATTAGTGGCATTCATACTCATGCTGGTCCTGGTGGATATCTTCAATACGTTGTGTATATTGTAACGTCTCTCGGATTTGTAAGACAATCGTTTGATGTTATCGTTGATGGTATTGAGAAAAGTATTATACAAGCTCATGAAAATCTCCGCCCTGGTTCGATTTTGATAAATAAAg GGGAACTCTTGGATGCCGGTATAAATCGTAGTCCGAGCGCTTATTTGAATAATCCGGCTAATGAACGGAGTAAATATAAGTATAATGTGGATAAAGGTATGACATTGATTAAGTTTGTTGATGAAGAATGGGGCCCTATAGGTAGTTTTAACTGGTTTGCTACCCATGGAACTTCTATGAGCCGTACGAATTCATTGATTAGCGGTGATAATAAAGGTGCTGCTGCCCGATTTATGGAAGATTGGTTCAAACAGACTAGTTTTACGGCAGATTATGATAGCCTGTCTTTCAACAGCTCTGTAAGTGGTAGAATCCCTCGAAGAGTTTCGAGCATCATCcctaattttcatgaaaaac GTAAGGAGCTGATGGAACTTGCCGCTTCATTTAAATCTTCTCAAGGACGACCCGTTACTAGACTTTTGAGTGTTGCAAGAAGGGTCCGGAATTCCTTAAGGCAGGCAGATAAACCTCAGTTTGTATCAGCATTCTGTCAAACAAATTGCGGTGATGTCAGCCCGAACACACTCGGTGCATTTTGCATTGACACTGGTCTGCCGTGTGATTTCAATCATAGTACCTGCAATGGGAAGAATGAACTGTGTTACGGCAGGGGCCCGGG CTACCCTGATGAATTTAAGAGTACCGAGATTATTGGAAAAAAGCAATTCAAGAAAGCGGTCGAACTTTTTGACAAGGCAACCGAAAAGTTGGAAGGAAAAGTCGGGTATCAACATGCCTATATAGATTTCTCGAATCTTCAGGTTTCAGTTCCTAAAGCGGGAGGAGGTATTGAGGTGGTCAAAACGTGCCCTGCTGCTATGGGATTTGGTTTTGCTGCAGGTACAACTGATGGTCCCGGAGCTTTCGATTTCAGACAAGGAGATGATCAGGTAAGAGAACTGAAACCCGATGCTGCGGACTTTAACACGTGTTTTGTAGTGCCATGTTTGTCTGATGATTCTATTACTATATTCTGTTTTCAGGGGAATGCCTTCTGGAAATTAGTGAGGAACTTACTAAAGCCGCCGGGTCAGGAACAGATCGATTGTCAGAAACCTAAGCCTATTTTGCTTGATACCGGTGAAATGAAACTACCATATGACTGGGCG CCTTCGATACTTCCGGTCCAAATTGTGCGGATAGGGCAACTTGTCATTCTCAGTGTACCAGCAG AATTCACAACCATGGCCGGCAGGCGGCTCCGAGATGCTGTTAAGACGGTGCTTACTTCCGGGCGCAATAAGCAATTCGACAGCAATGTTCATATTGTCATTGCAGGGTTGACAAATACTTATTCACAATATGTTAGCACTTTTGAGGAGTACCAAGTGCAGAGATACGAG ggagCCTCAACTCTGTATGGACCACACACGCTTAACGCATACATACAGGAGTTCAAGAAACTTGCAGCAGCTCTTATCGGTGGTGGATCTGTTGAACCAGGTCCGCAACCACCTGATCTTCTTGATAAGCAGATTAGCTTATTAACACCGGTTGTCCTTGATGCAACCCCACTTGGTGTGAATTTCGGTGATGTTAAAGACGATATCGCTAATTCCACTTTCAAACGGGGCAATACAGTCTCAGTCACCTTCTGGTCTGCTTGTCCTAGGAACGACCTCATGACTGAGGGCACATTCGCATTGGTCGAACTTCTCCAAGATCAAAAGACATGGATCCCGGCATTTGACGACGACGATTTTTGCTTAAAGTTCAAGTGGTCAAGACCTGCAAAACTAAGTCCTCAAAGTTATGCAACCATTGACTGGAGGATACCAGAATCAGTAGTCACCGGGGTTTATAGGATAAGACATTTCGGTGCTTCGAAATCACTTTTTGGTTCAATTCGACATTTTACGGGTACTTCGAGTGCCTTTGTAGTGGAATAG
- the LOC105786532 gene encoding probable sugar phosphate/phosphate translocator At5g05820 yields the protein MKTMIPWTTIWIVFSWYGSNIGVLLLNKYLLTYCGFKYPIFLTMCHMLASSLLSYVAIAWLKVVPMQTIGSKKQFIKIFGLSSVFCFSVVLGNVSLRYLPVSFNQAIGATTPFFTAVFAYVMMKKTESWVTYLTLLPVVAGVIIASGAEPSFHLFGFLMCVSATAARASKSVLQAILLSSEEEKLNSMNLLMYMAPIAVVILLPATLLMERNVIAITMALARKDTIVVYYLLFNSSLAYFVNLTNFLVTKHTSALTLQVLGNAKGAVAVVVSIIIFKNPVSLMGMLGYSLTVVGVLLYNESKKGNK from the exons ATGAAGACCATGATTCCATGGACCACGATCTGGATCGTGTTCTCATGGTACGGTTCCAACATTGGTGTCTTGCTTTTAAACAAATACTTACTTACCTACTGTGGGTTCAAATACCCAATTTTCTTAACCATGTGTCATATGCTTGCTTCTTCATTGTTAAGTTACGTAGCTATAGCATGGCTCAAAGTGGTTCCCATGCAAACCATTGGTTCTAAGAAACAGTTTATAAAGATTTTTGGGTTGAGTTCAGTTTTTTGTTTCTCGGTCGTCCTCGGAAATGTCTCGTTACGGTACCTTCCGGTGTCGTTTAACCAGGCTATTGGCGCAACCACACCGTTTTTCACGGCGGTTTTCGCTTATGTTATGATGAAGAAGACAGAGAGTTGGGTTACGTACTTGACATTGTTACCTGTTGTGGCTGGAGTTATCATTGCTAGTGGG GCTGAACCAAGTTTCCACCTTTTCGGGTTTCTAATGTGTGTTTCAGCTACTGCTGCAAGAGCCTCTAAATCAGTGCTTCAGGCTATTTTGCTGTCATCAGAAGA GGAAAAGCTAAACTCCATGAATTTGTTGATGTACATGGCACCAATAGCAGTGGTGATATTGCTTCCTGCAACTTTATTGATGGAGAGAAATGTGATAGCCATAACCATGGCTCTTGCAAGAAAAGACACAATAGTTGTGTATTATCTGCTTTTCAATTCTTCTCTTGCTTATTTTGTCAACTTGACCAATTTTTTGGTCACTAAACACACCAGTGCCTTGACCCTCCAG gTACTGGGAAATGCAAAAGGTGCAGTAGCAGTGGTGGTGTCAATTATTATATTCAAGAATCCAGTTTCATTAATGGGGATGCTGGGTTACTCTTTAACAGTTGTTGGAGTTCTTCTTTACAATGAATCCAAAAAGGGAAATAAATga
- the LOC105786533 gene encoding ataxin-3 homolog translates to MEGASNGGMLYHEVQESKLCAVHCVNTVLQGPFFSEIDLAALASDLDSKERQMMLQGTTTAAAGDFLSEESHNVSLGGDFSIQVLEKALEVWDLQVIPLDCPVAEPAQIDPELENAFICHLHDHWFCIRKVNGEWYNFDSLYAAPQHFSKFYLSAYLDSLKGSGWSIFLVRGNFPKECPISSSEASNGYGQWLSPEDAERITKSCNLTQAPPQRNNMSQQQHTERLPSLAETDLQMLSDMEDEDLRAAIAASLMDSSPATASGESSIPKTEIAASLMDSSPATASGESSIPKTENKDISEKTA, encoded by the exons ATGGAAGGAGCAAGCAATGGCGGTATGTTGTACCACGAGGTACAAGAGTCGAAGCTGTGTGCCGTCCATTGCGTCAACACGGTGTTACAAGGACCTTTCTTCTCTGAAATCGATTTAGCGGCTTTAGCCTCCGATCTCGACTCCAAAGAGCGCCAGATGATGCTTCAAGGAACCACCACCGCCGCCGCCGGTGATTTCCTCTCTGAGGAATCCCACAATGTCTCTCTCGGTGGCGATTTTAGCATCCAG GTTTTGGAAAAAGCTTTGGAAGTCTGGGATTTGCAAGTTATTCCCCTTGATTGCCCCGTTGCGGAGCCTGCTCAAATTGATCCTGAGCTGGAAAATGCATTCATTTGTCATCTCCACGATCATTGGTTTTGCATCCGGAAAGTCAATGGAGAATGGTATAATTTTGACAGTCTTTATGCAGCCCCGCAACACTTCTCGAAGTTTTATCTCTCGGCCTATCTGGACTCCTTGAAAGGATCTGGCTGGAGCATTTTCCTGGTGAGGGGAAACTTTCCGAAAGAATGCCCCATTTCTTCCTCTGAAGCCTCAAATGGTTACGGGCAGTGGCTATCCCCTGAGGACGCTGAAAGGATAACTAAATCATGCAACTTAACACAAGCTCCTCCTCAAAGAAACAATATGTCTCAACAACAACATACCGAGCGGTTGCCTTCATTGGCCGAGACTGACCTGCAAATGCTTTCAGATATGGAAGATGAAGACTTGAGGGCTGCAATCGCCGCTAGTTTGATGGATTCTTCTCCAGCCACGGCCAGCGGTGAGTCCAGCATCCCTAAAACTGAAATCGCCGCTAGTTTGATGGATTCTTCTCCAGCCACGGCCAGTGGTGAGTCCAGCATCCCTAAAACTGAAAATAAAGATATATCTGAAAAAACAGCATAa
- the LOC105786536 gene encoding OVARIAN TUMOR DOMAIN-containing deubiquitinating enzyme 3, translating into MANKLCNETILEQLGHGTAKFELVSSPVSSISIPSLSPSLSTTFPADNSHRFFARIGASLGGGSAATKKVEQYSVHKVTGDGRCLFRALVKGMAFNKGIALRPKEERDDADELRMAVKEILCDSAKDRQQYEEALIAITVEESLKRYCQRIQRPDFWGGESELLVLSRLCGQPIVVYIPEHEHRKGGWGFIPIAEYGSEFRKGFGKGKPKKVVRLLYSGRNHYDLLV; encoded by the exons ATGGCCAACAAGCTTTGCAATG AGACCATTTTGGAGCAACTCGGGCATGGAACTGCAAAATTCGAGCTTGTTTCTTCCCCTGTTTCTTCTATTTCAATTCCAAGCCTCTCTCCCTCATTGTCCACAACTTTCCCAGCAGATAACAGTCATCGATTCTTCGCTAGAATTGGAGCATCTTT gGGAGGTGGGTCGGCAGCAACGAAGAAAGTTGAGCAGTATTCAGTTCACAAAGTTACTGGGGATGGTCGATGCCTATTTCGAGCACTG GTCAAAGGGATGGCTTTCAACAAGGGTATTGCTTTAAGGCCCAAGGAAGAGAGAGATGATGCCG ATGAATTACGAATGGCTGTCAAAGAGATTTTATGTGACAGTGCTAAAGACCGGCAGCAGTACGAAGAGGCTTTGATTGCCATTACGGTTGAAGAATCTTTGAAACG TTACTGCCAACGCATTCAACGGCCTGACTTTTGGGGAGGTGAATCGGAGCTCCTG GTGCTTTCAAGATTGTGTGGTCAGCCAATAGTTGTTTATATCCCCGAGCATGAG CATAGAAAGGGTGGATGGGGCTTTATTCCCATTGCGGAATACGGATCTGAGTTCCGCAAGGGCTTCGGAAAAGGAAAACCCAAGAAAGTCGTAAGGCTACTTTACAGCGGCCGAAACCATTACGACCTACTCGTTTGA